From a single Pseudomonas syringae CC1557 genomic region:
- a CDS encoding AAA family ATPase: MILLLGGEKGGSGKSCLAQNLAVWLQARGGDVLLLDADPQGTTADWAAERSAQGDLPAIPVVQAHGNIRQTLTDLRGRYRQIVVDAGGSDSEALRSAMTVATHMLIPFRPKRRDLKTLPKVDNLARLATAVNPALNVRAVITQCPALPSQIQRILDAKEACRSFGIQPLDAITTARNVYDDADEDGCSVLESNSDARAKEEIETLAAELWGAAKWD, translated from the coding sequence ATGATCTTACTTTTAGGTGGTGAAAAAGGCGGCAGCGGTAAAAGCTGTCTGGCTCAAAACCTGGCCGTCTGGCTGCAGGCTCGCGGAGGTGACGTCCTGCTTCTAGATGCCGACCCTCAGGGCACAACCGCAGACTGGGCTGCTGAACGCTCTGCACAGGGAGACCTCCCTGCGATTCCTGTTGTGCAAGCACACGGCAATATTCGTCAAACGCTGACAGACCTTCGGGGCCGGTACAGGCAAATTGTGGTCGATGCTGGAGGATCTGATTCGGAGGCACTGCGGTCAGCTATGACGGTAGCAACTCATATGTTGATCCCTTTCCGGCCCAAGCGGCGAGATCTCAAGACCCTTCCAAAGGTCGATAACCTGGCACGACTGGCTACTGCAGTGAACCCAGCATTGAACGTGCGTGCAGTGATCACCCAATGCCCTGCCCTTCCTAGCCAGATACAGCGGATATTGGATGCCAAAGAAGCATGCCGCTCCTTCGGCATTCAACCTCTTGACGCGATTACTACAGCTCGCAATGTCTACGACGATGCGGATGAAGACGGATGTTCGGTCTTGGAGAGCAACTCTGATGCACGTGCTAAAGAAGAGATAGAGACGTTGGCAGCAGAGCTTTGGGGGGCTGCAAAATGGGATTGA
- a CDS encoding LexA family protein, with product MNVKILGRLCGSGKVIPFYTFKIPAGFPNPAADHIEQDFSFDRLMDLRAPHIYVAKIDGDSMEGAKIFHDSLVVVDRSRKPSSGSIVIAAVNNEPLCKILILQGDHVVLKSANPAYPPRHILEGEELSIWGVVRHGVTSFE from the coding sequence ATGAACGTCAAAATACTCGGTCGGTTGTGCGGGTCCGGAAAGGTCATACCCTTCTACACTTTCAAAATCCCTGCCGGTTTTCCTAATCCTGCTGCGGACCACATCGAGCAGGACTTTTCATTCGACCGGTTGATGGATTTACGTGCGCCTCACATCTATGTGGCCAAGATCGATGGCGACAGCATGGAGGGTGCAAAGATTTTTCATGACAGCCTCGTTGTCGTGGATCGATCCAGAAAACCGTCCAGTGGAAGCATTGTCATTGCTGCCGTGAACAACGAGCCGCTGTGCAAAATCCTCATCCTGCAGGGTGACCATGTCGTGCTGAAGTCAGCCAACCCCGCCTATCCGCCTCGGCATATCCTGGAAGGCGAAGAACTGTCGATATGGGGCGTGGTGAGACATGGCGTCACGAGCTTTGAGTAA
- a CDS encoding plasmid mobilization protein has protein sequence MAEKVNKSCPVSCRFTDEQFARFAEDIAQSGLKPARFFRDLVISRSPTFERSAIDKKRMQQVFEKSGHALNRVAYSANSAPYNGTVYQKQYLHWLNKLNAIQQLLLTVLSETDPPKPARPVHNGNRGSPNVSGKKVHIIRFRLTQDEMTQFDDMIKRAGCSASTFFRELILNPTPVFREFTGFRRRIVFIVNKAGNNISQLAYIAKSASDRGLITDSVRDKWYEALVVIETILLSGIEYAD, from the coding sequence GTGGCCGAAAAAGTGAACAAGTCGTGCCCAGTGTCATGCCGTTTCACGGACGAACAGTTCGCTCGGTTTGCCGAGGACATAGCTCAATCCGGCCTGAAGCCAGCCCGATTCTTTCGTGACCTGGTGATCAGCCGTTCGCCTACCTTCGAGCGGTCCGCAATCGATAAAAAGCGGATGCAGCAGGTATTCGAAAAGTCCGGACATGCTCTAAACCGAGTTGCCTATTCCGCAAACTCGGCACCTTACAACGGCACCGTTTATCAAAAGCAGTATCTCCACTGGCTTAATAAGCTGAATGCTATTCAACAACTGTTGCTCACCGTGTTGTCCGAGACTGACCCGCCAAAACCGGCAAGGCCAGTCCATAACGGCAACCGTGGTTCACCTAACGTATCTGGCAAAAAAGTTCATATCATCCGGTTTCGACTCACCCAAGACGAAATGACCCAGTTCGATGACATGATCAAACGGGCGGGCTGTTCTGCATCAACCTTTTTTAGAGAGCTGATTTTAAATCCAACTCCAGTATTCAGAGAGTTTACCGGGTTTAGGAGAAGAATAGTATTCATCGTCAATAAAGCCGGTAATAACATTTCGCAGTTGGCTTATATCGCTAAATCAGCCAGTGACAGGGGCCTCATCACCGACAGTGTGAGAGACAAATGGTATGAAGCGCTGGTGGTCATCGAAACGATTTTATTATCAGGTATTGAATATGCTGATTAG
- a CDS encoding type IA DNA topoisomerase produces MRVFIAEKPDLGQVIAEALGTVIRKDGYFECGSNDIVTWCVGHLLELAPPEVHNPDYKNWVQADLPLKLRPAKYQPIARTRDQLKVVQQLIGRASEIVHAGDPDDEGQLLVDEVLVHFGNTAPVKRILINDMNANAARKALDGLRDNSEFYGLFQKALARSIGDQLYGFNMTRACTLAGRAKGVKSVLSVGRVQTPILGLIVNRYLANKGHASAFYYTVAASLAFGSSRPQARLVVAADAPIDDKNRIIDEAYATQVADACRMKPADVIEARVEEKQTPAPLPFALLDLQVYMSKTHSIDAEKTLALTQALREKYKAITYNRSDCSYLSDEQFAEAPETLSLLSQALPDLAGMFTEVNSERKSRAFDDSKVSAHTAIIPTAVKIDIAQLSDDERAVYLAIVKRYVAQFLPEKRYLSAEVRFGVNGHTFVARSTKVTQPGWTAQVTEENEQDEDASDAAEVASPFDALADMKVGDAGVCDGITVAKEKTKPLPLYTEATLLKDLQRVAKYVKDPRIKQLLIDRDQGKKGENGGIGTPATRGAVLAKLQERGFYAVEKKKLIPTALGLEFIAALPAIATTPDMTALWHEQQQMIEAGELTVDAFLDELESFIADQVQNIDLGNVQGDGKPVLDSLNAQCPMCGGELAVTPRVIGCRACAFKFHPEVSGKMLSPGQIEALLTNGKTGVLKGFHSKKTGKSFEAALKLNHEAKLEFVFSRKPTRA; encoded by the coding sequence ATGCGAGTATTCATTGCGGAAAAGCCCGACTTGGGCCAGGTCATTGCCGAGGCGCTGGGCACCGTTATACGCAAGGACGGCTATTTCGAGTGCGGCAGCAACGATATCGTCACCTGGTGCGTGGGCCACCTGCTTGAACTGGCCCCGCCCGAGGTTCACAACCCCGATTATAAAAACTGGGTTCAGGCCGACTTGCCCCTGAAGCTGCGCCCGGCCAAGTACCAGCCCATTGCGCGCACTCGCGACCAGCTCAAAGTGGTCCAGCAGCTGATCGGTCGCGCCTCGGAAATCGTCCACGCCGGTGACCCGGACGACGAAGGCCAGTTGCTGGTCGACGAGGTCCTGGTGCATTTCGGCAACACCGCGCCGGTCAAACGTATCTTGATCAACGACATGAACGCCAATGCCGCCCGCAAAGCATTGGACGGCCTTCGCGACAACAGCGAGTTTTACGGCCTGTTCCAGAAGGCCCTGGCCCGCAGCATCGGTGATCAGTTGTATGGATTCAATATGACTCGCGCCTGCACCCTGGCCGGTAGGGCCAAGGGCGTCAAAAGCGTGTTGTCAGTGGGACGCGTGCAGACTCCGATCCTGGGGCTGATCGTGAATCGCTACCTGGCCAACAAGGGTCACGCCAGTGCGTTTTACTACACGGTTGCGGCAAGCCTGGCCTTTGGTAGCAGTCGTCCCCAGGCCCGCCTCGTGGTGGCCGCGGATGCCCCCATCGATGACAAGAACCGCATCATCGACGAGGCGTATGCCACGCAGGTAGCCGACGCGTGCCGAATGAAGCCTGCGGACGTGATCGAGGCCCGTGTGGAGGAGAAGCAAACCCCGGCACCCTTGCCGTTCGCGTTGCTCGACCTGCAGGTCTACATGAGCAAGACCCACAGCATCGATGCCGAGAAAACCCTAGCCCTGACCCAGGCGCTGCGCGAGAAGTACAAGGCCATCACCTACAACCGTTCCGATTGCAGCTACCTGTCCGACGAACAATTTGCCGAGGCTCCGGAGACCTTGAGCCTGCTAAGTCAGGCCCTACCGGATTTGGCCGGGATGTTCACCGAGGTGAATTCGGAACGTAAAAGCCGGGCGTTTGACGACAGCAAGGTCTCGGCGCACACCGCGATCATCCCAACGGCAGTGAAGATCGACATTGCCCAGCTAAGTGACGATGAACGCGCCGTGTACCTGGCCATCGTCAAACGCTACGTCGCGCAGTTCTTGCCCGAGAAACGCTACCTCAGTGCCGAGGTGCGTTTTGGCGTGAACGGACACACCTTCGTTGCGCGCTCCACCAAAGTGACGCAGCCAGGGTGGACGGCGCAGGTCACTGAAGAAAACGAGCAAGACGAAGACGCGTCGGACGCCGCCGAGGTCGCGAGCCCCTTCGATGCTCTGGCGGATATGAAAGTCGGTGACGCCGGGGTATGCGATGGCATTACGGTGGCCAAGGAAAAGACCAAGCCCCTGCCGCTTTATACCGAAGCCACGTTGCTCAAGGATCTGCAGCGCGTGGCCAAGTATGTGAAAGACCCGCGCATCAAGCAGCTACTGATCGACCGTGACCAGGGCAAGAAAGGCGAGAACGGCGGCATCGGCACCCCGGCGACCCGTGGTGCTGTACTGGCCAAGTTGCAGGAGCGTGGTTTCTACGCGGTAGAGAAGAAAAAACTGATCCCCACCGCGTTGGGGCTGGAGTTCATTGCCGCGTTGCCAGCGATTGCGACCACGCCGGACATGACCGCGCTCTGGCATGAACAGCAACAGATGATCGAGGCCGGTGAACTGACCGTCGACGCGTTCCTGGACGAGCTGGAGTCCTTCATTGCAGACCAGGTGCAGAACATCGACCTGGGCAACGTGCAAGGCGATGGTAAGCCGGTATTGGACAGCCTGAACGCTCAGTGCCCCATGTGCGGCGGTGAACTGGCCGTCACCCCGCGAGTGATCGGATGTCGCGCCTGCGCTTTCAAGTTCCATCCGGAAGTCAGCGGCAAGATGCTGTCGCCCGGCCAGATCGAGGCGCTGCTGACGAATGGCAAGACCGGCGTGCTGAAAGGTTTTCACAGCAAGAAAACCGGTAAGTCCTTTGAAGCGGCCCTGAAGCTCAATCACGAAGCCAAGCTGGAATTCGTATTCAGCCGCAAACCCACGCGCGCGTGA
- the stbB gene encoding StbB family protein — MKFIKKKIVVINYTGTVGKTTIAANLLWPRMGGAPLYAIESINETAENLGLDVEKLRGNAFRELFKRLMLEDQAIIDVGASNVEDFMANLEEFDEAHEEVDYFVIPVTSGTKEQKETVSMISSLASLGVPPEKILVLFNRVKKDVETEFPIIFAFHQRASVFTLNPACAVFESELFDALSIHRISMQSVMEDDTDYKALLKDKKASAQERDRWSDMYGLKLLCKGVNRKLDGVFAALFGLEVIK, encoded by the coding sequence ATGAAATTCATCAAAAAGAAAATCGTGGTCATCAATTACACCGGCACCGTTGGCAAAACTACCATCGCGGCAAACCTGTTGTGGCCACGTATGGGCGGCGCGCCGCTCTATGCCATTGAGTCAATCAACGAAACGGCTGAGAACCTTGGCTTGGATGTTGAGAAGCTGCGCGGCAATGCTTTCCGCGAGCTGTTCAAACGACTCATGCTTGAGGATCAGGCAATCATCGATGTTGGAGCGTCCAACGTTGAAGATTTTATGGCCAACCTGGAGGAGTTTGATGAAGCACATGAGGAAGTCGACTACTTCGTGATCCCGGTCACTTCAGGCACCAAGGAGCAAAAAGAAACGGTCAGTATGATTAGTAGCCTGGCCTCACTTGGCGTACCCCCTGAAAAGATCCTTGTATTGTTCAATCGTGTCAAAAAGGACGTGGAAACAGAGTTTCCGATTATTTTTGCTTTTCACCAGCGCGCCAGTGTCTTCACGTTGAATCCTGCATGTGCCGTTTTCGAATCAGAACTGTTTGATGCCTTGTCTATCCACCGTATTTCGATGCAAAGCGTCATGGAAGATGACACCGATTACAAAGCACTTCTTAAGGACAAAAAGGCTAGCGCACAAGAGCGTGATCGTTGGTCTGATATGTACGGACTGAAGCTTTTGTGTAAAGGAGTAAACCGCAAGCTTGATGGGGTTTTCGCTGCTCTGTTTGGCCTTGAGGTGATCAAATGA
- a CDS encoding LPD7 domain-containing protein — MDRFAKQVDPVAASERARDLSAKDLYTRKAKFSQNVHYLDKQTDKTLFVDTGTTISMRRTGITEAGVSVALQLARERFGSTLTINGTAEFKKLVIEAVAKNGLDVHFTDKAMNQSLADRRAELDIERDGQSIGPATDLPRHVDDATRDVRDQADHLGVTVPIEALYGQGKTADQVSQALATQLDTVPEPERIAFVETVAITLGIPERGQPKGDQAFAQWQAQRAQPAANSAASATSEAQANVPTPSDAVSEPVSPEAAKPALANDPDLQSPSELVRLEAQWRRDFPMSEAEVRASDTVMGLRGEDHAVWIIATNDKTPEAAALLTAYMENDSYREAFKASIVAAYKQVENSPKLVDDLDHLTAMAAQIVNEVEERLFPTPQAATGQTAPSRSKVIEGTLIEHGEAPYQHNDDNQMSYFVTLKPEGGKPRTVWGVGLEEAMSDADLKQGDQVRLQDLGTQPVVVQVIEEDGTVTDKTVNRREWSAQPVAPEREVAETTPKGQAAAAGTPELSSPDEDDGMSVD; from the coding sequence ATGGATCGCTTCGCCAAACAGGTTGATCCAGTCGCCGCCAGTGAGCGGGCCCGCGACCTCAGCGCCAAGGATCTTTACACGCGCAAGGCCAAGTTCAGTCAGAACGTGCATTACCTGGACAAACAGACCGACAAGACTTTGTTTGTCGACACGGGCACCACCATTTCCATGCGCCGCACGGGCATCACCGAAGCCGGGGTGTCCGTAGCCCTCCAGCTGGCCCGGGAAAGGTTTGGCAGCACACTGACGATCAACGGCACTGCCGAATTCAAAAAGCTGGTGATCGAGGCGGTGGCCAAGAATGGCCTGGACGTGCATTTCACCGACAAGGCCATGAATCAAAGCCTGGCGGACCGCCGTGCAGAGCTGGATATCGAACGTGATGGCCAGAGCATTGGTCCTGCCACCGACTTGCCTCGGCACGTTGATGACGCCACACGGGACGTGCGGGACCAAGCGGATCACCTGGGCGTTACCGTGCCTATCGAAGCGCTGTATGGCCAAGGAAAAACGGCTGACCAGGTTAGCCAGGCGCTGGCCACCCAGCTCGACACTGTTCCCGAGCCGGAGCGCATTGCGTTCGTGGAGACGGTGGCCATCACCCTAGGCATTCCAGAACGCGGCCAGCCCAAGGGCGACCAGGCATTTGCACAGTGGCAGGCGCAGCGTGCGCAACCGGCTGCGAATTCCGCAGCATCAGCAACGTCTGAAGCGCAGGCCAATGTGCCGACGCCTTCAGACGCCGTGTCTGAACCGGTAAGCCCAGAAGCCGCGAAGCCTGCGCTGGCCAACGACCCTGACCTGCAGAGCCCAAGCGAGCTGGTCCGGCTTGAAGCGCAATGGCGTCGTGATTTCCCGATGTCCGAAGCGGAGGTCAGGGCCTCTGATACGGTCATGGGTTTGCGAGGTGAAGACCATGCCGTCTGGATCATTGCGACGAATGACAAGACCCCGGAAGCGGCTGCCCTGCTGACGGCTTACATGGAAAACGACAGCTACCGTGAAGCGTTCAAAGCCAGCATCGTCGCCGCTTACAAGCAAGTCGAAAACTCGCCTAAGTTGGTCGATGACCTAGACCACCTCACGGCGATGGCTGCCCAGATAGTCAATGAGGTGGAAGAGCGTCTGTTTCCGACACCTCAAGCAGCAACGGGCCAGACAGCTCCGTCCAGGAGCAAAGTCATCGAGGGCACGCTTATCGAGCATGGGGAAGCACCGTATCAGCACAATGACGACAACCAGATGAGCTACTTCGTGACGCTCAAGCCCGAGGGCGGTAAGCCCCGCACGGTGTGGGGCGTAGGGCTGGAAGAGGCCATGAGCGACGCGGATCTGAAGCAAGGCGACCAGGTACGTTTGCAAGACCTGGGCACCCAGCCTGTCGTGGTGCAGGTCATCGAAGAGGACGGCACTGTCACAGACAAAACGGTCAACCGCCGCGAATGGTCAGCGCAGCCGGTCGCGCCTGAACGGGAAGTGGCCGAGACCACGCCCAAGGGACAGGCCGCAGCAGCAGGCACACCGGAGCTGTCATCCCCGGATGAAGATGACGGTATGAGTGTGGATTGA
- a CDS encoding replication initiation protein: MSHDNALSLSLATSLMANADPLASSTHLPPARFFEDGTALNRLLLEAPYMARCSDDKTATRVRPREYALRYPYMQVNRPGMVSWLVFDLDHANALAWDDAGLPAPNLMVRNRKSGHSQLFYAVPSVCTTENARAKPIQYMKAIYAAFAARLDADVDYHGGPVAKTPGHPWWETTEFHSHVYELGELASAVELTVKPWATGPKLDQVSHSRHCILFEQLRYFAYSIVNRERELGSFESFMRSLDAYAYNHNSFLKQGFSENLPLSSIRATVKSVGRWTWDRYTGDRRCHRGAMQLDGSLSLTERQSLAAKRTNELRHKATESKIRAACRQLQDQGKALVRSAIATLAGVSVRTVASYTHILTEVLQPATVSVLRASRKAVPVPLRQDRSPATPPVQALVGQPADGRASGVQSGVHQISAVTKGPQVGEPLKKEHEDGS, translated from the coding sequence ATGAGCCACGACAATGCGCTCAGCCTTTCCCTCGCGACCTCACTCATGGCCAACGCCGATCCGCTGGCCAGCAGCACTCACCTTCCGCCAGCGCGGTTTTTCGAAGACGGCACCGCGCTCAATCGGTTATTGCTGGAAGCGCCGTACATGGCGCGATGCAGCGATGACAAAACCGCGACCCGCGTTCGCCCTCGTGAGTACGCGCTTCGTTATCCCTATATGCAGGTCAATCGCCCCGGCATGGTGTCCTGGCTGGTGTTCGACCTGGACCACGCCAACGCCCTGGCCTGGGACGATGCCGGGTTGCCCGCGCCGAACCTGATGGTGCGTAACCGAAAAAGCGGCCATTCCCAATTGTTCTATGCCGTGCCGTCCGTGTGCACCACCGAGAACGCACGAGCCAAGCCGATTCAGTACATGAAAGCGATCTATGCCGCGTTTGCCGCTCGCCTCGACGCGGACGTGGACTACCACGGTGGCCCTGTGGCCAAAACACCTGGTCACCCCTGGTGGGAGACGACTGAATTCCACAGCCACGTCTATGAACTGGGCGAACTGGCGAGCGCGGTAGAGCTGACCGTCAAGCCATGGGCCACTGGTCCCAAGCTTGACCAGGTCAGCCATTCGCGGCACTGCATCCTGTTCGAGCAGCTGCGTTATTTTGCGTACAGCATCGTCAATCGCGAGCGCGAGCTGGGGTCGTTTGAGTCTTTCATGCGCTCGCTCGATGCGTATGCCTACAACCACAATAGCTTTCTAAAGCAGGGGTTTTCGGAAAACCTGCCCCTGTCGTCGATACGCGCTACGGTCAAATCCGTAGGCCGCTGGACGTGGGATCGCTACACCGGTGATCGCCGTTGCCACCGAGGGGCCATGCAGCTCGATGGCAGCTTGTCGCTCACGGAACGGCAGAGCCTGGCGGCCAAGCGCACTAATGAGCTGCGGCACAAAGCCACAGAATCTAAGATCCGCGCCGCGTGCAGGCAGCTTCAGGACCAGGGCAAAGCGTTGGTGCGTTCTGCCATTGCCACGCTCGCCGGCGTTTCGGTGAGAACGGTGGCCAGCTACACGCACATCCTTACCGAAGTTTTGCAACCGGCCACTGTGAGCGTTCTCAGGGCCAGCCGTAAGGCTGTGCCCGTACCACTTCGGCAAGATCGTTCACCCGCTACCCCACCCGTTCAGGCCCTCGTTGGCCAGCCTGCTGATGGCCGCGCCTCGGGTGTGCAATCCGGTGTACATCAGATATCTGCGGTCACGAAGGGGCCGCAAGTCGGAGAGCCCTTAAAAAAAGAACATGAGGATGGTTCATGA
- a CDS encoding single-stranded DNA-binding protein encodes MARGINKAILVGTCGQDPDCRYLPNGTAVTNLSLATSEQWTDKQSGQKVEKTEWHRVSLFGKVAEIAGEYLRKGSQVYIEGKLQTREWEKDGIKRYTTEIVVDMQGTMQLLGGRPQGDSQHSQNGQGSGDSDHQEPPRQQAPQQAAPEKPSGKGKAAPKPPRASGKQAQAKAPAPQPAGDFDGGDDNIPFMDPYRFNWMLV; translated from the coding sequence ATGGCGCGTGGAATCAATAAAGCGATCCTGGTAGGCACATGCGGACAAGACCCTGACTGTCGTTACCTGCCCAACGGCACTGCGGTAACCAACCTGAGCCTGGCCACCAGCGAGCAGTGGACTGACAAGCAGAGCGGGCAGAAGGTCGAAAAGACCGAATGGCACCGCGTGTCGCTGTTTGGCAAGGTGGCCGAAATTGCCGGCGAATATCTGCGCAAGGGTTCGCAGGTCTACATCGAGGGCAAGCTGCAAACCCGCGAATGGGAAAAGGACGGTATCAAGCGCTACACCACGGAAATCGTCGTGGACATGCAAGGCACCATGCAGCTGCTCGGTGGCCGTCCACAGGGCGACTCCCAACACAGCCAGAACGGCCAGGGCAGCGGTGACAGCGATCACCAGGAACCCCCTCGGCAGCAAGCTCCCCAGCAGGCGGCACCGGAAAAACCATCCGGCAAAGGCAAAGCCGCACCAAAACCGCCACGTGCATCAGGCAAGCAGGCTCAGGCCAAAGCGCCTGCACCGCAACCCGCTGGGGATTTTGACGGCGGTGACGACAATATCCCGTTCATGGACCCCTACCGGTTCAACTGGATGCTGGTCTGA